Part of the Oncorhynchus keta strain PuntledgeMale-10-30-2019 chromosome 31, Oket_V2, whole genome shotgun sequence genome, cctccgcctCCCGCGGTGTTCACagccttccccttccctctcatCTGCGTTTTCAGAGTCTCAgagttctcctcctctcctcctctagctcCTCTTCTACCTCTACTGCTGAAACCGCTTGTCCCAGGCTCCGactctttccctcgctctctctgagcCTGTCCTTTAGCTTTGGtgtcctccgcctcctcttcctCAGTGTCACAAGTAGCCATAGGCTGAGTTTCAGCGGTGGAGATGTGGGAGCTGGTGAGGAACTCACTAGGttgtgtctcctcctcttctactctccctctctgggACATTCCCCTCCTTCTGGGTGATGGAGGTTTGAGTTCTTCCTCCTCATTGTCAtcatcctcagcagcagcagcagtaaacATGGGCTGGGTTTCAGCAGTGGAGAGGTAGGATCCAACAGTCTGTGTCTCTTCCTCGTCTACTGTCTGTTTTTGGGTCCGTCTTCTTCTGGGCGAGTCTGGTTTGGCTTCTTCCTCATCATCACTCTCCTGGACTATGTCCAGAGTTTGAGCTGTGGAGAGGTATTGGTTGGTCAGCACCTCACCAGTCTGGgtctcctgctcctcttcctctctctccctcgctcctccaGATCTCCCTCTCCTTACTGGGGTCAGGGGCTTGGCCCCAACCaaatcttcctcctcctcaccgtCCTCTTCCTCATAGGCAGACATGGGCAGGGTTTCAGTCGTAGCAACATTAGACGGGGTGGGGAACTCCAAGGGCTGCGtctcctcatctttctcctcTGTGTCACTGCGAGGCTGAGCAGCATAAGCCTGTGTTGCCTCCAGGACAAAGTCCACCTGCCTGTTCCTCCTGAACACCGCAGACCTCTGACCCAGGCCAggctcctctctcccacctccagaTCCATAGGTCTGGGTGGCCTCCAGGTCAGAATCCCCATCTGGGAAGCTGAATGCCTGGGTGCTCTCTGAGGCCTGGTCCCTGGCCTGGAGGTGGCTGCTGTCTGATAGACCCAGCTGGAAGGAGCCTCGGCTGGGCTGCACCTCCCGTTCCTCCCCCAAGGAAGGCTCCAGACCGTAGGGCTGCGTAGCATCCAGGGTTGGTTCCACTGGAAGGCTGCTCTGATGGCCCTGGTTCTGGGCCTCCAACACAAATGACTGGGTCTCGGCCACCACAAAGTCATCGTCCTCCAGGCTGTCTGATGCAGAGCAGGACAATGCTGCTGTAGAACTCAGCACAGGAGGGAGAGCTGGGCCTGAggaggaaagatagagagacaggttACAAATGAATACGGCAGATTCAGTTTCCACTGGAAATGTATCATCTCTTGTCAAAGTCCATGgctaagtcccaaatggcaccctattccctatatttattattttacctttatttaaccaggtaggccagttgagaacaagttctcatttacaactgcgacctggccaagataaagcaaagcagtgtgacaaaaacaacagcacagagtcacacataaacaaacgtacagccctatggaccctggtcaaaagcagtacaTTACATAGGAATCAGGGTGTGATTTAAGATGCAAACCATACAATCCATGACTTACGTCTGAAGGGGTCAGAGGGACAGAAGAAGGCCTgagtctccatctcctcctgtacTGACGATGCCAAAGGGGTGGAGCACATCTGATGAGGGCCAGGGGAACCCCCCAGGGGGAGCAGCCCGGGGCCAGCTGCCCCCTCTCTGAGCCGACATGCAGTCTGTCCCTGGCCTGCCTTCCCTGGTCCATCCTCCTCCGTATCACTGTCCACCATGAAGTCACTGGGCTCACTGAGGTCCGACTCCGGGACCATCCCTGCTGGGGGCCGACACCGGGGGGGTTTGGtctccaacctctcctcctcagcaTCTGTGTCAGCATCAGAGTCCTGAGACCTGAGAGCGAATGTCTTGGTAACAGCAccggttgttgttgttattgtgggTGATGGAAGCACGGCCTGTCGCGACGCTAACATCGCATCCTCCGTTACCGTGGTGACATTAGGAGGAAGATTCATGGTCTGTGTGGCGTCTTCCTCTAAGTCTGTGTCGCTGTCAGACCTGATCTCTAGAGGAGCAGCAGCTGCAGGTCCTACACTGGTGGGTGGATTAAGGAGCTCCGCTGTTCTGCTGCTGGCCGGAGGGGTAAACGGGCTGTCTTCTTCATCAGTATCACTGTCCAAAAGGATCTCCTGGGGAGCAGCAATCCCTGTTCTGATCCCACTAGAATCTGATTCTGGAACTGTTTtggaatgtgtgtctgtgtcctcctCTTCCACATCTGTGTCAGTGTCTGGGTGGAATTCTACGGGTGGCACTGCAGGGGCAGGATCGTCTGGTTTCTCAGCCGGATCGGATATGAAGGAGGTAACATTGGTAGCACTGTCTGacacaacaacatcatcatcatccacgTCTGTATCACTGTCCAGGTGGATCTCTGTTGGCTGCACCACTGGGACAGAATCTACTGGTTTCTTCTCCACATCAGCAGCAGTTAGCATTAACTTAGAGTCACCGTCCATAGTATCCCCTTCCTCTACATCAGTATCACTGTCCATGTGGATCTGGCCTGGGTCAGAGTCTGTAGTAGGAGGTTCTGTTGCGGCTGGTGGCTTAACAGCGTTTACAGGTGCAGAcagccccatctcctcctctccctctacgtcTGTGTCACTGTCCATGTTAAACGTGTCCTCTGTAGACACCATTGGTGCAGAGGGGGTTAATCGATCTCTCTCAGCTTGACTGACCTGGTTCACCACTGACACatcctcctttcctcttgtcCTTTTCCCAGGTTCCTTCTCTCCTAGTGCCTCTgtgccttcctcctcctcctcttcttcactgTCGTCCACTATCACTTGTGCTCTTCTTCTCCTGGGCTGCTGTCTCGGTCCATCCATGTCGCTCTCCTCCTCACTGAAGCTCACTATTTTCTTGGGTCTGTTTTtagcagaggaggagggagtgatggGGCTCTCGTCCTCACTGTTAGACATACAAGGAAAGGAGACTTCACTTTGAAAACAACGGAATACAAACATCCACTGTATTCTAATATATATGATATATTTATAGTTTAAAATATAATTCAATACTTAAGTGTTCAGTGATGATATCAGGTTACTGAAGTGtaaatgaatggatggatgggaaTTTTACCTCTCTGGAATTACTTTGTTTGTAGGACTGAGGAATGTAGAACAGGTGGGACTGGACATGTGCGAGTCAGAATCAGAGACTAACAGAGaaagaacaaaagagagagaaaggagagaaatagGTATTTACAAAACACTGCAACAAAGCTAGATGAGAGCACCATGTGTTGAGATTACAGCAAGTGAAATAAAAACATCATTTTACCAAAGTACTTTCCCCGTttgtctctccgtccctctcgctctccatcagAGTCAGATTCAGGCACCAGTGTCCTCTCAGGCTGTGTGGGGGTTTGTTCAAACGACAGGGGTTTGGCCAGATTTTGACCCTTTCCACCCAGCTCAGTCAACGATGGTGCCCCAATCTCTCCATTAACTCCTCTACCCTCAGTCTTCGGTGTGCCAGTCTCTCGTCCCAGACCTTGGCCGCTAGGGCTTCCTCTGAGCTGGGCCTTCCTGTCTGGCCCTGACCTCCTTCCCCTTCCAGAGTGTGCGTTTGTCGGGTTCTGCATGTGCCCCTGTCCCCCCCTCTGGTCCACAGAGACATACTGGCAGGGGATGTCAGCTATTACCACACACTCTCCCTCGGTCAGAGCGTAGCGGACGTGAGGGGTCAGTTTGGTCCGGCCCTTCCTTGTCCCGTTCATGCTGCCCAGGTCCCACACTAAAGCCTCTGTCTCCATGGCGGCAACGTTGCCGTGACGACGGTTGCCGCGAAACATTGAGATGGAGATGATGGTGTGTTGCTTGGATACGGAGCGGGCCACAAGGGGCAGGGAGCAGGAGTCTGGGTTTCGACCCAACACATTTTCTCCCTGGTAGAGAGGcaactctgagagagagagagagagagagagagagagagagagagagagagagagagagagagagagagagagagagagagagagagagagagaggagtatcaaTAAAATACTGCATTTAGCAGCAAATATAAACATGTCATAAACTGACATAATTATTTCATGAAATACTTTGACAAACAagtttgtatatatattttttttatttaacctttatttaactaggcaagtcagttaagaacaaattcttctttacaatgacggcctattggggaacagtgggtcagctgccttgttcaggagcagaacgacagatttttaccttgccagctcggggattcaatctagcaacatttcagttactggcccaacgctctaaccgctaaaCTACCTGCTGAATATCTCAAATCTTGTGTTGATTAAACAAAGTAAGAGGGAAAGCAATGCATGCTACAAAATGCCAGCAATGCGAGATGTTGTACAAGTCTAGGCATATTTGTAAAGGTTAAAAGATTATAGAAAGGACGGGGACATATCTGGGCTCTACTCACCAGTCTCTGTgatgtgtttattttttaacacCCTGAGTTTGGCCAGTGGCTCTCCTCGCATcgctccatcctcctcctcctctgactctTCCAATACTGAGTCATCGATCAGCTGTGTTGCCTCCATTCACAATTCAATCTAAAATCAGCCAAAGGGACAGAAAACATGGCAGCAAAACAGTCATTAGTTTGACAACTAGATTGTTTTATCAGGATGCACTAACGTTAGAATAGTTAGCAGAACGTTTCTAAATGTGACTATCCGTCACTTATTCAGTAAACAAGGCCACCAATTACCATAAAGAACACGTTTTACCTTCAAGCCAGCTAGGTGGGCAGATAACTTGCTAACGTTAGTGGATAAAGCAATTTGATCAGTAACATAAAAAAATGGTAATCGTGGTCATGAATTAACGTTTTGAATACAGCTCGATACGTTAAAGTTAGTTACAAATTCGATCATTCAAAGGCACGTTAATGGTCTAACGTTAGCGAGTTAGCAATCTAGTCCACAGTCCAGTTCATGTCATGTCTCTGGACTGGAGTCTGGGAAATGTCTGTATAAAATACAGGACAGCAAAGGTAATTGCTAAAGCAATCATCAAATGCCAGTGAATTACAAATACTCGAGCAATGTCTCAATCATGTGTGCAACTGTTAATAGaacacattgtttatggaaatTCACTTTTTCTTTAAAACTGCACACTTACCGTGCATGCCTTTCGAACAATGAAAAACAATGTGCATTTCCGGTAGAATATCTGCCCGCCTTCGGTGGGTGGGACCATAATATTATTGATCGAAACGGCTGTCAGTTATGCTCTGATTTGTGATGATTGGGTAACATAACCTCGATCATTATTATAAAGGACTTGATTGGACATGAAAGGAATGACTTGGGCATTTCTTGGCGCTACGAGTGACTCGAGGTTTCACGGAAGGACCAATGGAATGGTCTAAAACCTCCGCCTGCCCCTGGGCACCCGGCAATACGAATTCGACATTTTTTTTTACCGCGCTGTAAAGACAAAGGGGCGTGTAGTATCTCCACTAAAGCGCCTTTTCCTCATTCGGAGCGATCCAATGACATTTTACTTTATTATAGGAATAGGAGTGAATCTTGCCATTATTATTCGGATAGTTTGGGATCCGGTATCATTTTCATCCGTGTTTACACATCCATTTCCCCTCTCTAGTGTCTGTTCTCTGTTTCTTTTATGAACGTGTAGTATTTGAATACATTAAACGGTGTACACATTTCCCAACTCATTAACGTTCCCTTATGTTGTTTCCTTTCatattataacaattgaaatgggAAGAGTAATAGCAAACCATTCTTAAATATACATTTTCTGGCTATTGCACCAATACTAATATAGGCCTATTCTATTGTGTTCATGAATATTCATAGTTTTGTTCCATTTTGAGGCAGTTCAAGCCTTATTGCTGCACTTAATCTTATCCAGATGCTACTCTTGTCATAGCGGGAATAGCGCTGATTTGGGCCTGTAATATGTTTTCCTAATGGAAGAATGTGTTCATTCACATGCTGTGAGTTTGTTATTCCAATGATATAACTAACTTTCCTCATCTCTGGcccatgataataataataataataatatgccatttagctgacgcttttatacaaagcgacttacagtcatgtgtgcatacattctacgtatgggtggtcccgggaatcgaacccactaccctggcgttacaagcgccatgctctaccaactgagccacagaaggaccacatgatgATGGTATGCATCAACAGCCTCCCTAGTGTATCAAACTTTGTGACTAAAGCACTCACAGTACTCACCAAAAAACACATATCTTTCTATCTCAGATTTCACATTGTGGATAGAATGATAACTTATAACATCTGTCAGTCAAACAGTATGCCTATTGGTACAGGAAAAATGAGGACAAGAGATGAACATTAGCTCATTTATTCGCAGTCACAAGGGGTGTGTCTACATTACTATAATATTTCccattcaatttttttttaaatgctcaaCATTGGTTTTAGGTCCCCTTTAACTTTTTCTTGCTTCTAAGTTACTTTGAGGTTgttttttgtccccatgtggtTTCACAGCTTCATTTGGCTTTTCAAATACAATCTTCATCTTCAAAGCTGTCTTTAAGCGTCATCGtcttcagcctcctcctcgaacTCTCCCTCTTCCTCAGCGGTGGCGTCCTGGTACTGCTGGTACTCAGACACCAGGTCGTTCATGTTGCTCTCTGCCTCAGTGAACTCCATCTCGTCCATGCCCTCTCCAGTATACCAATGCAAGAAGGCCTTGCGGCGGAACATGGCAGTGAACTGCTCAGAGATACGCTTGAACAGCTCCTGGATGGCTGTGCTGTTGCCGATGAAGGTGACAGACATCTTTAGACCCCGGGGTGGGATGTCACAGACAGCGGTCTTCACATTGTTGGGGATCCATTCCACGAAGTAGCTGCTGTTCTTGTTCTGGATATTAAGCATCTGCTCGTCCACCTCCTTCATGGACATTTGGCCCCGGAACACTGCGGCCACAGTAAGGTAGCGGCCGTGACGAGGGTCGCAGGCTGCCATCATGTTTTTTGCATCGAACACCTGCTGGGTAAGCTCGGGCACGGTGAGGGCACGGTACTGCTGGCTGCCCCTGCTGGTGAGGGGGGCGAAGCCGGGCATGAAGAAGTGCAGACGGGGGAAGGGCACCATGTTGACGGCCAGTTTGCGAAGGTCAGCGTTGAGCTGGCCAGGGAAGCGCAGGCAGGTGGTGACGCCGCTCATGGTGGCTGACACCAGGTGGTTGAGGTCACCGTAGGTGGGCGTGGTCAGTTTGAGCGTGCGGAAGCAGATGTCATAAAGGGCCTCGTTGTCGATGCAGAATGTCTCGTCTGTATTCTCCACAAGCTGGTGAACGGAGAGGGTGGCGTTGTAGGGCTCCACCACTGTGTCTGATACCTggaaagaaacaaagagagagagagagattaaagtaCTTTATATTATCCACCTCATCAAGTACATTTGTATTGAAGCATTAAAAAAATGAAGACACACTCAATATACACTacggttcaaaagtttggggccacttagaaatgtccttgtttttgaaagaaaatcacattttttgtacaataaaataacatcaaattgatcagaaatacagtgtagacattgttaatgttgactgttgttttgcggatactatttaatgaagctgccagttgaggacttgtctgtttctcaaactagacactgtcatgactgtcctgatcaggtcaggttgcaggagaccacaaccctacagattatctctcaaccccaacagaggaggagagatctaggggtctgaagatgtggggggtttatgacccctcacgcccctggtaaatctcaggccacagacaaattcctttgtcctgttactatggagaaccagcctcagaacattaaacatgaaataaagggactttggaacaatggttttcgtcagccacaatggtggtcatgacgatagatggaatatgaaaaggtatgtcatttttgttttgttattaaaggttaatagatgacattattatgaaaacattgtaacgtGAAGAGTTTTCccagtatatgtttgatgtttatacattgtacgttgtatggaaaatatccaaatcaaagagaatgttttgggaaAGATtaaatgtgaagttagttgtctaaaattggatttgctTAAAATCTAGACCTTGTCCTCATAACTTGGTatgcccagagaattgccctaaaggcggttacgcccacttctgacacgagggtataaaacctgtgagtaaaGAATTTCCAGAGAAAACTATGTGTCCCAAGCTGCAGCCACGGTCTAAAAAGTAAACGAACCCAGAACGCAACACAAGTTTAAAGACAAAGAAAtatttttctacccaagctacggagGAGTAactgtgtctaagcgggtgaattcaagccgGACCCCCCCCCCTTTCATCCAATCCCAGCGAATCAGTGTATCTAAACGGTTTCATccctatgctgtgagctctgagctacagagctgtcggTCCTCAGAAGACCCATTCCAGAGcaagggtgagggaacagactcaTAAGCCAAAAGGATGCTGACATCGTGAGGACGACCAGAAAGGTGAGCCGGGAAAGTGCGTCATCGAGCAGCCTGAACGGTCCACGCAGAGAATCCTCGGAGGTCctccccacgtaattacatcattatattctgacccataagagtggCAGTTTGgtgcaaggctagggttagaatagcatagctgacaaattcacccaaatgtatatttctcgtgtactttcttttttgtctctctctttgaaatccccattttgggtaacacgcgacatagtgtgttggcccattatactaagttctaataaATAGCCTAcaatgtgttttgtctatgtgtatcttttatcataATTTTAGCTTTCTCGTAAATAATTATTCAACTAAGATTGgggtggtacgaactcattggtgagacccgggtccgaactcattggtgagacccgggtccgaactcattggtgagacccgggtccgtgcagattcacagactatacgacgttcagaacgagattgtagaggtaactggttaatttgcggctgttgtaaaatcgatattctgatattctttgagttcatttgggaaatagaaactcaataaaaacttgttttcccatggtgccccaggttaatgagttaataactGCTTGATTCAGgtaatcacgcaattagaaactttTAATCATTTGATGAGCAACAGTCGTCAtattaactaatacaacgtcacgacaacactctaatgtactgtacttgtcctcttgctcctcccactcctctttctattctggttagtgccagtttgctctgttctgtaaagggagtagtacacagtgttgtactagatcttcagtttcttggcaatttcttgcatggaatagctttcatttctcaggacaagaatagactgacgagtttcagaagaaagttatttgtttctggccattttgagcctgtaatcgaacccacaaatgctgatgctccagatactcaactagtctaaaggccagttttattgcttctgtaatcagcacaacagtttttagctgtgctaacataattgcaaaagggttttctaatgatcaactagctttttaaaattataaacttggattagctaacacaacgtgccttgGAACACAggcgtgatggttgctgataatgggcctctgtacgcctatgtaaatattccattaaaaaaaaatcagccgcttccggggcctcccgggtggcgcagtggttaagggcgctgtactgcagcgccagctgtgccatcagagtccctgggttcgcgcccaggctctgtcgtaaccggccgcgaccgggaggtccgtggggcgacgcacaattggcctagcgtcgcccgggttagggagggcttggtcgataagggtgtccttgtctcatcgcgcaccagcgacttctgtggcgggctgggcgcagtgtgcgctagccaaggtggccaggtgcacggtgtttcctctggcgcattggtgcggctggcttccgggttggatgcgcactgtgttaagaagcagtgcggcttggttgggttgtgtatcggaggacgcatgactttcaaccttcgtctctcccgagcccgtacgggagttgtagcgatgagacaagatagtagctactacaacaattggataccacgaaattggggagaaaaagggctaaaaaaatatattttttaagtaaaataaacaatatttaaaaaatcagccTCTTCCAGcttcaatagtcatttacaacattaacgtcTACACTatatttcggatcaatttgatgttattttaatggacaaaatgttttgcttttctttcaaaaacaaggacatttctaagtgaccccaaacgtttgaacgatAGTGTACATAGTCAAAAAAAATGACTGCAAGATATTAAACACATTTGAACAATACACATTTATGGGTTTCTTATTTTCTGATAATTCAGTGCACAAATGGTTGCAGCGGTCTGAATTGCAAGTACGGCTGACATGATAGTACTTTTGGTGAGGGCACCACGCTGAAGGTGTTCATGATGCGGTCAGGGTACTCCTCTCTGATCTTGCTGATGAGCAGGGTGCCCATACCCGACCCCGTGCCTCCACCCAGGGAGTGGGTGAGCTGGAAACCCTGCAGGCAGTCACAGTTTTCTGACTCCTTCCTCACTACGTCCAGGACAGAGTCCACCAGCTCTGCTCCCTCTGTGTAGTGGCCCTTT contains:
- the LOC118364071 gene encoding mediator of DNA damage checkpoint protein 1; translated protein: MEATQLIDDSVLEESEEEEDGAMRGEPLAKLRVLKNKHITETELPLYQGENVLGRNPDSCSLPLVARSVSKQHTIISISMFRGNRRHGNVAAMETEALVWDLGSMNGTRKGRTKLTPHVRYALTEGECVVIADIPCQYVSVDQRGGQGHMQNPTNAHSGRGRRSGPDRKAQLRGSPSGQGLGRETGTPKTEGRGVNGEIGAPSLTELGGKGQNLAKPLSFEQTPTQPERTLVPESDSDGEREGRRDKRGKYFVSDSDSHMSSPTCSTFLSPTNKVIPESEDESPITPSSSAKNRPKKIVSFSEEESDMDGPRQQPRRRRAQVIVDDSEEEEEEEGTEALGEKEPGKRTRGKEDVSVVNQVSQAERDRLTPSAPMVSTEDTFNMDSDTDVEGEEEMGLSAPVNAVKPPAATEPPTTDSDPGQIHMDSDTDVEEGDTMDGDSKLMLTAADVEKKPVDSVPVVQPTEIHLDSDTDVDDDDVVVSDSATNVTSFISDPAEKPDDPAPAVPPVEFHPDTDTDVEEEDTDTHSKTVPESDSSGIRTGIAAPQEILLDSDTDEEDSPFTPPASSRTAELLNPPTSVGPAAAAPLEIRSDSDTDLEEDATQTMNLPPNVTTVTEDAMLASRQAVLPSPTITTTTGAVTKTFALRSQDSDADTDAEEERLETKPPRCRPPAGMVPESDLSEPSDFMVDSDTEEDGPGKAGQGQTACRLREGAAGPGLLPLGGSPGPHQMCSTPLASSVQEEMETQAFFCPSDPFRRPALPPVLSSTAALSCSASDSLEDDDFVVAETQSFVLEAQNQGHQSSLPVEPTLDATQPYGLEPSLGEEREVQPSRGSFQLGLSDSSHLQARDQASESTQAFSFPDGDSDLEATQTYGSGGGREEPGLGQRSAVFRRNRQVDFVLEATQAYAAQPRSDTEEKDEETQPLEFPTPSNVATTETLPMSAYEEEDGEEEEDLVGAKPLTPVRRGRSGGAREREEEEQETQTGEVLTNQYLSTAQTLDIVQESDDEEEAKPDSPRRRRTQKQTVDEEETQTVGSYLSTAETQPMFTAAAAEDDDNEEEELKPPSPRRRGMSQRGRVEEEETQPSEFLTSSHISTAETQPMATCDTEEEEAEDTKAKGQAQRERGKESEPGTSGFSSRGRRGARGGEEENSETLKTQMRGKGKAVNTAGGGGRREVLPEEEESEKEEEAEVVEQGRRGRGRKSVKQQKEGEKERLEEEEGIEKERQEQAEKERLQKEQVESERVMKEQQDRESMVQELKEQDERLEREKREETERMEREKREETERMEREKREETERMEREKREETERMEREKREETERMEREKREETERMEREKREQEKREETERMEREKREQEKREETERMEREKREETERMEREKREQEKREETERMEREKREETERMEREKREEEKREETERMEREKREETERMEREKREQEKREETERMEREKREETERMEREKREETERMEREKIEQEKREETERMEREKREETERMERERKEIEERNRLEREEKEKQERLEVENREREALERSERERVEKERIEGEQAEKQRSEKEKMEREEKRKQERELLKKKKEEKERNLKENLESEKKEREKREADDKEKEIKERQAKEQGEKQAKIDNENELKTSRRGRRATTRRTVTVPPTTEPQPELNILSSTPEPVPASITRSRSNSSNSVSSERSSMGSRGRGGRKTTSTTEPAPGPDNPTRNSTRRRTLVGTVVAPPAAVEVTVQDILSSEQFVARRTRSSSTNSHSSTNSEVSTCIVDSVSSKKKGRGGGRRRKTGTESVSPSNRQSEQPPAHKPMARGRRSQKVEDDGPHPVINEKADSQEAGGTTRGQNKTAKTNEPDPVVADEETTPAQVTEDSPAPRGNGRGRGRAGQKDNTPESTTTTAGGDTPSEEGVGSKTGGRGKGRKRGLEEEEEENSGFKVPRRKAKVQRGGRCRAAEEEGEKEEKHASTPANRSRASTAQVKKIAEEEKSMEGQSEEMEEEEAGAVQRKVRGRQSTVQIKKKEEPVLDSNSVVPQTPTGKGRGKRRAPVESSPLARTPRSSSASPLSSLSSPGTLSPARAATQSYKVLFTGVVDEEGGKVVSCLGGSLAKGVADMTHLVTDRVRRTVKFLCAVARGVPVVTTDWLDKCGKVGRFLPTDRYLVKDREQEIKFSFCLEESLRTASTQPLLQGYEVHVTRSVLPEPAQMKDIIVCSGAHFLSKMPSTQKAQARTLVISCGEDWSLCAPALSASLPVLSAEFLLTGILQQRVDLVTHVLSAPKPRAQPGAKGQARGRKRM
- the LOC118364561 gene encoding tubulin beta chain-like, with the protein product MREIVHIQAGQCGNQIGAKFWEVISDEHGIDPTGTYHGDGDLQLDRISVYYNEATGGKYVPRAILVDLEPGTMDSVRSGPFGQIFRPDNFVFGQSGAGNNWAKGHYTEGAELVDSVLDVVRKESENCDCLQGFQLTHSLGGGTGSGMGTLLISKIREEYPDRIMNTFSVVPSPKVSDTVVEPYNATLSVHQLVENTDETFCIDNEALYDICFRTLKLTTPTYGDLNHLVSATMSGVTTCLRFPGQLNADLRKLAVNMVPFPRLHFFMPGFAPLTSRGSQQYRALTVPELTQQVFDAKNMMAACDPRHGRYLTVAAVFRGQMSMKEVDEQMLNIQNKNSSYFVEWIPNNVKTAVCDIPPRGLKMSVTFIGNSTAIQELFKRISEQFTAMFRRKAFLHWYTGEGMDEMEFTEAESNMNDLVSEYQQYQDATAEEEGEFEEEAEDDDA